AACGCCGCGTAGCGGCCCGCGCCGGGTGCGGTGAGCCAGAACGAGATCGCCCCGTTGACCAGTTCCGGTTCGGGATGGACGTGCACGTAGCCGAGGTCGCCCTCCCGGATGACGACCAGGTGCCCGTACGCGCCGAGGTAGCGCTGCACCGCCACCGGACCGGAGCTGCCTGTGCGGCCGACAGCGAACGCCATCGGGACGGTGCTACCGGCTGTGGGGGTGCCGGCCATGGTCACCGTGAACGGCCCGGCCGTGGCCTGCGGCCGCGGCGCGGGCGGGGCGGCCGGGGCGTACGCGCCCGGGACGTGGTGGTCGACGCCGAGCACCAGCGGCGTCGCAGCCCCGCTGGGGCCGAGCAGGGAAAAGTCCGCGTAGACGCGGTAGGTGCCGGCACGGGCAAGTGTCAGCGGCACGCTCCAGGTGCCGTCGGGCGCCATGCTGGGGTGCAGGTGCTGGTAGCCGGTGAGGTCGCGGCCCACCACCACGAGGTGCAGGGGCTTGTCGTGGACGACGGCGAAGCGGGTCACCGGCTGCCCGTCGGCTCCTACGACGCGGAAGCGGTAGTTCTCGGTCCGGCCGGCGGGCTGGGAGCGCCGCTCGGGCCGCAGGGTGTATCCGCCGGCGCTGACCGTGGTCCCGGTCGCCTGCGTACGGTCGGCGCCGTCACCGGGGTGCGTGTGCACGCCCGCGCCGGACGGATGCTGGTGTCCATCTCCGGCCGCCTCGGCGGTGCCGGTCGCGGCCGGTGCGGTGGCGCCGGCCGGCCGTGCGGTGCCGGCGGTCGCTACGCCGGTGCCGAGGCGTCCCAGCCCGAACCCGGCCAGCATGCTCACCACCAGCGCGCCCACCAGTAGCGCGAGCCGGGCGTTGCTCGGACCGACGCCGGGCAGCGCGGCGGCGGCTTGCTGCGGTGGCCCGTCCGCGGGCACCGCGGCCGCAGCCCGGTTCCGGCCCTTCGGCGACAAGCGGACCCGCCGGTCGGTGCGACCGTGAGCGGGCGTACGCGCCCCGACAACGGGACTGACGACCGGCCGCCGCGGCCTCGTCCCTGCCCGCTGACGCACAGGCGTCTCACCAGCCCGGTTCGGCCGGCGTCGCCACAGCACGAGACCGCCGATGACCGCGACCAGCGCCACCCCCGCGCCGAGCCAGCCGATCAGGGCGACACCACCCTCGTCGGTAGGAGCCGCGGTGACGGCGGGCGACGACGCGGCGACGGCCGGCGCGGGGGCCGAGGAGGTCGCCGCACCCGACGCG
This genomic interval from Micromonospora sp. CCTCC AA 2012012 contains the following:
- a CDS encoding copper resistance protein CopC is translated as MRRLTPAPVRPLAGLSALLLVAVLLLASARPAAAHGTLAMSVPAAGATVSKPLTEVRLYFTEKPASNAHFTITAPGGGRVDGGWSYGEPQPLPKPVTEYVLTDGLFQPREYKTGFPAVVTVAYLPATGEYTASYLSVASDGEPVRGTLTFRYAGPVTAAPTGWRPPTDQPDPALLAAVAQHESSGHASGAATSSAPAPAVAASSPAVTAAPTDEGGVALIGWLGAGVALVAVIGGLVLWRRRPNRAGETPVRQRAGTRPRRPVVSPVVGARTPAHGRTDRRVRLSPKGRNRAAAAVPADGPPQQAAAALPGVGPSNARLALLVGALVVSMLAGFGLGRLGTGVATAGTARPAGATAPAATGTAEAAGDGHQHPSGAGVHTHPGDGADRTQATGTTVSAGGYTLRPERRSQPAGRTENYRFRVVGADGQPVTRFAVVHDKPLHLVVVGRDLTGYQHLHPSMAPDGTWSVPLTLARAGTYRVYADFSLLGPSGAATPLVLGVDHHVPGAYAPAAPPAPRPQATAGPFTVTMAGTPTAGSTVPMAFAVGRTGSSGPVAVQRYLGAYGHLVVIREGDLGYVHVHPEPELVNGAISFWLTAPGAGRYAAFLDFEVDGTVHTAEYTIDVT